A window of Paenibacillus polygoni contains these coding sequences:
- a CDS encoding amino acid permease yields the protein MQHDSPAPTLKKGLKARHMTMIALGGSIGTGLFLASGGAIATSGPGGALIAYAAVGIMVYFLMSSLGELATFMPDSGSFSTYATRFVDPSLGFALGWNFWYNWAITIAAELSAATLIIKYWFPDSNSALWSLLFLLLIVGLNVLSVKGYGESEYWFALIKIITVIIFLIVGVMMIVGIIGGEAIGFTNFTFGDAPMHGGFFALLGVFMAAGFSFQGTELIGVAAGESENPRENVPRAIRQVFWRILLFYILTILVIGLVIPYTNPNLLKSGVDNISVSPFTLVFQKAGFAFAASVMNAVILTSVLSAGNSGIYASSRVLFALAKEGKAPRIFGKLNGKGVPIYALLATAAVGMLAFFSSMFGDGVVYTWLLNASGMCGFITWLGISVSHYRFRKAYIAQGRDLKDLPFRARWFPFGPIFALILCMIVIVGQIFTLDLADLGWLDIIATYFTIPLFLIIWFGYKWKYKTKVIPLEDCDFETGQS from the coding sequence CCGGCGGCGCGCTAATCGCCTATGCAGCGGTCGGCATTATGGTATATTTCTTAATGTCGAGCCTAGGAGAACTGGCCACATTTATGCCGGACTCAGGTTCATTTAGCACCTATGCTACCCGGTTTGTTGATCCTTCGCTTGGGTTTGCGCTAGGTTGGAACTTCTGGTATAACTGGGCAATCACGATTGCAGCAGAACTTTCGGCGGCAACACTGATTATTAAATACTGGTTCCCAGACAGTAACTCTGCGCTTTGGAGTTTACTTTTCCTACTACTTATCGTTGGACTGAATGTCCTCTCTGTTAAAGGGTACGGCGAATCTGAATATTGGTTTGCTCTTATTAAAATTATTACCGTGATTATATTCCTAATCGTTGGTGTGATGATGATTGTAGGAATCATCGGCGGCGAAGCCATTGGCTTCACTAACTTTACATTCGGAGATGCTCCGATGCATGGAGGATTTTTTGCACTGCTCGGTGTATTTATGGCTGCTGGTTTCTCATTCCAAGGGACGGAGCTCATCGGCGTTGCAGCTGGTGAGAGTGAAAACCCGCGTGAAAATGTTCCGCGTGCCATTCGTCAAGTATTCTGGCGTATTTTGCTTTTCTATATCTTGACGATTCTGGTGATCGGTCTCGTGATTCCATATACCAACCCTAATCTGCTGAAATCGGGAGTGGACAATATTAGTGTCAGTCCATTTACGTTAGTTTTTCAAAAAGCAGGTTTTGCATTCGCTGCATCGGTTATGAACGCTGTTATTCTTACTTCTGTTCTTTCAGCAGGGAATTCAGGCATTTACGCTTCCAGCCGTGTATTGTTTGCTCTTGCTAAAGAAGGTAAAGCACCTCGTATCTTTGGGAAACTAAATGGCAAAGGCGTGCCGATCTATGCCCTCTTAGCCACGGCAGCTGTAGGGATGCTGGCTTTCTTTTCATCTATGTTTGGAGATGGTGTGGTATATACTTGGCTCCTGAACGCTTCTGGAATGTGCGGATTTATTACCTGGCTTGGTATTTCAGTTAGTCATTATCGTTTTAGAAAAGCTTATATCGCCCAAGGACGTGACTTAAAAGACTTACCTTTCCGTGCAAGATGGTTCCCATTTGGACCAATCTTCGCTCTTATTTTATGTATGATTGTCATTGTGGGCCAAATTTTCACTTTGGATCTAGCTGACTTAGGATGGCTTGATATCATCGCAACTTACTTCACTATTCCACTGTTCCTAATCATCTGGTTTGGATACAAATGGAAGTATAAAACAAAAGTAATCCCGCTTGAGGATTGTGATTTCGAAACGGGTCAATCTTAA
- the nagZ gene encoding beta-N-acetylhexosaminidase → MKISYYLWALLLVFFVVGCSREAAIPEKSADSLTELNSHQVENKPNEVEGNSEQGLGYTESLEPDRVISIEESDKYKSELMSMTLEQKIGQLMISGFSGTELSHEEAQLIASGRIGGVILFKQNIESKKQLLNLINDIKSNNPAENRPLFISLDEEGGRVSRLPEGKTEFPPSLMIGKKGDAALSEEVGRVIGEEAGAFGFNVDYAPVLDIFSNPANTVIGDRAYGTTAAEVSVHGIAVMKGLQKAGMISAIKHFPGHGDTSVDSHESLPVVNKTKAQLEERELIPFRKAIEEGADMIMVAHIKYPKIDSSGKPASLSSVMVQDMLRGDLGYDGVVITDDLEMGAIEQNVGSGEAAVMALEAGVDILLFGHTPDKASEAYEAILTAVETGRLSESKIDEHVLRVLKLKEKYIHSVEKLTEDALTKFGSDENQQVADKIKQN, encoded by the coding sequence GTGAAAATTAGTTATTATCTATGGGCACTGTTACTCGTGTTCTTCGTGGTGGGTTGTTCCAGGGAAGCAGCTATACCTGAGAAATCAGCCGATTCCTTAACGGAATTAAATAGTCACCAAGTAGAAAATAAACCGAATGAAGTAGAAGGAAATTCCGAACAGGGTCTGGGCTATACGGAGTCACTTGAGCCTGATCGTGTTATTTCAATTGAAGAGTCCGACAAGTATAAGTCAGAACTCATGTCGATGACCTTGGAACAGAAAATAGGCCAGCTCATGATCTCAGGTTTCTCGGGTACAGAACTTTCACATGAAGAGGCACAGCTCATTGCTTCAGGCCGCATCGGCGGTGTCATCCTATTTAAGCAAAATATCGAGAGCAAGAAACAGCTGCTAAATCTTATTAATGATATAAAATCAAATAATCCTGCGGAAAATAGACCGCTTTTTATCTCCTTGGATGAAGAAGGCGGGCGGGTGTCTCGTTTACCGGAGGGCAAAACGGAGTTTCCACCCAGCCTTATGATTGGAAAGAAGGGAGATGCAGCTTTATCCGAAGAAGTAGGCAGAGTGATTGGGGAAGAGGCTGGTGCTTTTGGTTTTAATGTAGATTATGCTCCTGTACTTGATATCTTTAGCAACCCGGCAAATACAGTAATCGGCGATCGTGCTTATGGCACCACCGCTGCAGAAGTATCCGTCCATGGGATTGCTGTAATGAAAGGACTCCAGAAAGCAGGGATGATCTCTGCTATAAAGCATTTTCCCGGACATGGAGACACATCGGTTGATTCACATGAAAGTTTGCCGGTTGTGAATAAAACGAAAGCTCAGCTGGAAGAAAGAGAACTGATTCCTTTTCGTAAAGCGATAGAAGAAGGAGCAGACATGATCATGGTAGCCCATATCAAGTATCCAAAGATCGATTCCTCTGGAAAACCGGCGTCTCTTTCTTCTGTTATGGTTCAAGATATGTTACGAGGCGATCTTGGATACGATGGAGTTGTTATAACGGATGACCTTGAGATGGGAGCAATTGAACAAAATGTTGGCTCAGGAGAGGCCGCAGTTATGGCGCTTGAGGCTGGAGTGGATATCCTTTTATTTGGTCATACTCCAGACAAAGCATCAGAAGCTTATGAGGCCATACTAACGGCAGTAGAAACGGGAAGGTTATCCGAATCTAAAATAGATGAACATGTGCTCCGAGTTCTGAAGCTGAAGGAGAAATATATACACTCAGTTGAGAAGCTAACGGAAGACGCACTTACCAAATTCGGCTCTGATGAGAATCAGCAAGTGGCAGACAAGATAAAACAGAATTAA
- a CDS encoding ROK family protein: protein MAITGDQALVKKINKTIILNTIREHAPLSRANVSTLSGLNKATVSNLVAELIDGHLVTELGPGESSGGRKPLMLLFNKHAGYAVGLEVSVKRIRGVLTDLAGAIIAEDVQPLTSHDVSYVCSSIVSMTNGLQHQAPPSPHGIIGVGIGVPGMVDEEGTVLFAPNLGWNMVPLRRMLEKELALPVTIDNEANAGALGELHFGAARGTRHLIYISAGIGIGSGIVIDGELYKGAWGYAGETGHMSIDAEGKQCSCGNRGCWELYASEKAYDEASLKLPSRSTSDLTILAAKGDPIILELYKSMGHRLGVGITNIVNSFNPERIIIGGPLSKAQKYIESSLQRVVAERTLPYHRRSLHIEFAELGANSTLIGSAYGAISQFLGQIRVRS from the coding sequence ATGGCAATAACCGGAGATCAGGCTCTGGTCAAAAAAATTAATAAAACAATTATTTTAAATACGATCCGGGAACACGCTCCTTTATCTAGAGCCAACGTGTCAACTCTATCCGGATTAAATAAAGCAACAGTATCTAATCTTGTGGCGGAACTTATAGATGGGCATTTAGTCACTGAACTTGGCCCAGGTGAATCCAGCGGAGGACGCAAACCGCTTATGCTTCTATTCAATAAACACGCTGGTTATGCAGTGGGTCTTGAAGTCAGTGTGAAACGTATACGAGGTGTTCTAACCGATCTTGCCGGAGCCATCATTGCTGAGGATGTTCAGCCTCTTACAAGTCACGACGTGTCATACGTCTGCAGTTCTATCGTCTCTATGACGAACGGGCTTCAGCATCAAGCGCCTCCTTCACCCCACGGTATCATTGGTGTAGGAATTGGAGTACCAGGTATGGTGGATGAAGAAGGAACCGTTCTATTTGCACCGAACCTTGGGTGGAATATGGTTCCTCTTCGAAGAATGTTAGAAAAAGAACTGGCGCTCCCTGTCACAATTGATAATGAAGCCAATGCAGGAGCACTTGGTGAACTTCATTTTGGAGCGGCTAGAGGAACACGTCATCTGATATACATCAGTGCGGGCATTGGGATTGGATCTGGTATTGTCATTGATGGAGAACTTTATAAAGGTGCATGGGGTTATGCGGGAGAAACAGGACATATGTCCATAGATGCAGAAGGAAAGCAGTGCTCCTGCGGAAATCGGGGGTGCTGGGAGCTTTATGCATCTGAAAAAGCGTATGATGAAGCCAGCTTGAAGCTACCTTCCCGTTCCACTTCCGATCTTACGATCCTTGCTGCCAAAGGTGACCCCATCATTCTTGAACTCTATAAAAGCATGGGACACCGGCTCGGTGTGGGGATAACGAACATCGTAAATAGTTTTAATCCAGAACGCATCATCATTGGGGGCCCCTTATCGAAAGCACAAAAATATATAGAAAGCTCACTGCAAAGGGTTGTTGCAGAGCGAACACTTCCCTACCATCGGCGTAGTCTCCATATTGAATTTGCTGAACTTGGAGCAAACTCTACCTTAATCGGTTCTGCCTATGGAGCCATATCCCAATTTCTCGGGCAGATTCGAGTTCGATCATAA
- the xylA gene encoding xylose isomerase, protein MAYFESVSKVAFEGKESKNPLAFKFYNPEEVVAGKTMEEHFRFGMAYWHTLTAGGADPFGAETAVRSYNKYSGLDLAKVRVEAAFEFMEKMNLPFFCFHDVDIAPEGNSLREFYSNIDTIVDLIEEQMKATGKKLLWNTANMFTNPRFMHGAASTCNADVYAHAAAQIKKGLEVGKRLGAENYVFWGGREGYDTLLNTDMALEQDNIARMFHMAVDYAKEIGFDAQFLIEPKPKEPTKHQYDFDAATSIAFLQKYGLDKDFKLNLEANHATLAGHTFDHELRVARINGMLGSLDANQGDLLIGWDTDEFPVDIYDATLTMYEVLKNGGLGKGGVNFDAKVRRSSFEPEDLFLAHIAGMDTYAKGLKVAAKLIEDRVFDNFIEDRYASFKEGIGADVVEGKATLSSLAEYALNNETPRANKSGRQELLKATLNQYILAD, encoded by the coding sequence ATGGCTTATTTTGAATCCGTTAGCAAAGTTGCATTTGAAGGTAAAGAATCGAAGAATCCTTTGGCATTTAAATTTTATAATCCGGAAGAAGTCGTAGCAGGTAAAACAATGGAAGAACATTTCCGTTTTGGTATGGCTTACTGGCATACATTAACAGCGGGCGGCGCTGACCCTTTTGGTGCAGAAACTGCTGTTCGTTCTTATAATAAATATTCAGGACTTGACCTAGCAAAAGTTCGCGTAGAAGCAGCATTTGAATTCATGGAAAAAATGAATCTTCCTTTCTTCTGTTTCCACGATGTAGACATCGCTCCAGAAGGAAATAGTCTGCGTGAGTTCTACAGCAATATTGATACCATCGTAGATCTAATTGAAGAACAAATGAAAGCAACAGGCAAAAAGCTGCTTTGGAATACAGCAAACATGTTTACAAATCCTCGCTTTATGCATGGTGCAGCTTCTACATGTAATGCGGATGTATATGCACATGCGGCAGCACAGATTAAAAAAGGCCTTGAAGTAGGTAAACGTCTTGGTGCAGAAAACTATGTATTCTGGGGCGGACGTGAAGGTTATGATACTTTGCTAAATACAGATATGGCTCTTGAGCAGGACAATATTGCTCGTATGTTCCATATGGCTGTAGATTATGCAAAAGAAATCGGTTTTGACGCTCAATTCCTCATTGAGCCTAAACCAAAAGAGCCGACAAAACATCAGTATGATTTCGATGCTGCCACTTCCATTGCATTCTTGCAAAAATATGGCCTCGATAAAGACTTTAAACTGAACCTTGAAGCTAACCATGCTACGCTGGCAGGTCATACATTTGATCACGAACTGCGTGTCGCTCGTATTAACGGTATGCTTGGATCACTGGATGCGAACCAAGGCGATCTCTTGATCGGTTGGGATACAGATGAGTTCCCAGTAGATATCTATGATGCAACACTTACTATGTATGAAGTACTTAAGAATGGCGGCCTTGGTAAAGGCGGCGTAAACTTTGATGCAAAAGTACGTCGTTCTTCTTTCGAACCAGAAGATCTGTTCCTTGCTCACATTGCTGGTATGGATACGTATGCGAAAGGTCTAAAAGTCGCTGCAAAACTGATCGAAGATCGTGTATTTGATAACTTTATCGAAGATCGTTATGCAAGCTTTAAAGAGGGTATCGGTGCTGATGTAGTAGAAGGAAAAGCAACACTCAGCTCCCTTGCTGAATACGCTCTGAATAATGAAACACCACGTGCTAATAAATCAGGTCGTCAAGAACTTCTGAAAGCGACACTTAACCAGTATATCTTGGCTGACTAA
- the xylB gene encoding xylulokinase, producing MSYVIGVDLGTSAVKTVLVNRSGEVLFESSQPYPLYQPKAGYSEQNPEDWVEQTLVSLRKLMEMSNISAEEVAGLSFSGQMHGLVLLDKDGQVLRPAILWNDTRTTAECRLIEETLGADLLQIAKNRALEGFTLPKILWVQKHEPEIMEQAAVFLLPKDYVRYRLTGDFAMDYSDAAGTLLLDIASKSWSQTIAEAFSLPLSLCPRLVESFEEVGTLLPEIAEASKLTANTKVFAGGADNACGAIGAGILNEGQTMSSIGTSGVVLAYEERKELDFEGKVHFFNHGEKDAFYIMGVTLAAGYSLTWFKDTFAKDLSFDELLSGIDAIPAGSKGLLFTPYLVGERTPHPDANIRASFIGVDAGHSLAHFGRAVLEGITFSLRESIDIIRESGKTINEVISIGGGAKNETWLQMQADIFNSRIVKLESEQGPAMGAAMLAAYGCGWFDSLQACAAAFIRPAKTYEPNPETAVVYNELFALYQKIYGQTRELNEKLAQYR from the coding sequence ATGAGTTATGTTATTGGGGTAGATTTAGGAACAAGTGCAGTGAAGACGGTACTGGTGAACCGCAGCGGGGAAGTTTTATTCGAATCATCACAGCCGTATCCGCTGTATCAACCCAAAGCGGGCTACAGCGAACAGAATCCAGAGGATTGGGTTGAGCAGACGTTAGTGTCTCTTCGTAAGCTCATGGAAATGTCTAACATTTCGGCTGAGGAAGTAGCAGGTCTTAGCTTTTCTGGCCAAATGCATGGACTCGTGTTACTTGATAAGGATGGTCAGGTGCTGCGCCCTGCTATTTTGTGGAATGACACACGGACGACGGCAGAATGCCGCCTTATCGAGGAAACGTTAGGGGCGGATCTCTTACAGATTGCGAAAAACCGGGCATTAGAAGGTTTTACACTCCCTAAAATATTATGGGTGCAAAAGCATGAACCTGAAATCATGGAGCAGGCAGCTGTATTTCTGCTTCCTAAAGACTACGTTCGTTACCGGTTAACCGGCGACTTTGCAATGGATTATTCCGATGCGGCGGGAACGCTGCTGCTAGATATAGCAAGCAAAAGCTGGAGTCAGACAATTGCAGAAGCCTTCTCACTTCCACTTTCTCTTTGTCCAAGACTGGTCGAGTCTTTTGAAGAGGTGGGAACCCTGCTTCCAGAGATTGCAGAAGCATCCAAGCTTACTGCAAACACGAAAGTATTTGCCGGGGGAGCAGACAATGCTTGCGGGGCGATTGGCGCTGGCATTCTGAATGAAGGACAGACGATGAGCAGCATCGGAACCTCAGGGGTTGTACTAGCTTATGAAGAGCGTAAAGAACTCGATTTTGAAGGGAAAGTACACTTTTTCAACCACGGGGAGAAAGATGCTTTTTATATCATGGGTGTGACACTTGCTGCGGGGTATAGTTTGACCTGGTTTAAGGACACTTTTGCAAAAGATCTTTCCTTTGATGAACTGCTTAGCGGCATTGATGCCATCCCAGCAGGCAGTAAAGGACTGTTATTCACTCCTTATCTCGTTGGAGAAAGAACTCCGCATCCTGATGCGAATATTCGCGCAAGCTTCATCGGCGTAGACGCCGGTCATTCTCTTGCTCATTTTGGACGTGCTGTACTCGAAGGTATCACGTTCTCTTTAAGAGAGTCCATTGATATTATCCGTGAATCCGGTAAGACAATTAATGAAGTTATTTCTATTGGCGGCGGGGCTAAAAATGAAACATGGCTGCAAATGCAGGCAGATATTTTCAACAGCCGGATTGTGAAGCTCGAAAGCGAACAAGGTCCTGCAATGGGCGCTGCCATGCTTGCGGCTTACGGATGTGGATGGTTTGATTCTTTGCAGGCGTGTGCGGCAGCATTTATCCGCCCTGCGAAAACTTATGAGCCAAATCCGGAGACAGCTGTAGTATACAATGAACTGTTCGCGCTCTATCAGAAGATTTACGGACAAACACGTGAATTAAATGAGAAACTCGCACAGTACAGATAG
- a CDS encoding YcdB/YcdC domain-containing protein, with protein sequence MDIRSSISVKKVAAAMAAIMLGVHTQGAIHSVSAASVVVTETASEAGSGQSSIVLDSKLPKGAKISSEKAYNNVIALFPELKKATLTSSNYGGGNSYPQPDYKVWDLQFQVRMGSSSHGFSATVHGETGEVLSVYLPEYLWEKQADSDAKRISYAESEAISKAFLHKAIKGLSEDDYVKLDANGGDTISPLFGYAQYYFVYQLHVNGLPASENTVYVTVHDSGVVTNYSRNIPQSDFPSPNPKLSAQEARSIFEKNFNVELSYIPNKYSYNKKHSNYYLGYLPSTGMESIDANTGETFSAYNSTDTKTEYVTESLPNGNAFVPAKKELSAEEALQFVENTFPTPKGYQVSESRYEKRSYRSGEPSWNIQWTKEDKDNSYMYMNGISAEVNAKTGEIQSYDIYNHRMDNETEVDKPVENKQKITAEAAKKLAINKVLALVPNAAKELKLSTVSSSDTSYFFNFTRYLNGIPVYGDNVSISMDKTGAVQSFYSQFSADAANMPAPSEPAVTKEAAKKIFLDRTKTTLQYEGFGGYYGIQGDREERSIKLVYHPQLSDMDYYSNEALDASSGKWKLLYGTTQENIVSDIVDIKGHSAESLLQKMVTHGVLTPNDEGKIEPERTITKGDWYTYLARGLNPGVGNDVYYSGNDEDKIFADVDIDSPYASVFNLLINQSWVEADPELKISPEKQLTRGELADMIMSVLKYEKLSKFYQQGTDLAAVADASQITNKGAASLAIKLDLLPLIDGRFLPERYVTVAEAAQVLNRLAELQGKLDFFMNSQSYYRYY encoded by the coding sequence TTGGATATAAGGTCATCGATTTCTGTGAAAAAAGTAGCGGCTGCCATGGCGGCTATTATGCTTGGAGTACATACGCAAGGAGCAATTCATAGTGTTTCCGCTGCTTCTGTCGTTGTAACAGAGACAGCAAGTGAGGCGGGAAGTGGTCAATCTTCAATTGTTCTAGACTCAAAACTTCCAAAAGGCGCTAAAATTTCGTCAGAAAAAGCGTATAACAATGTGATTGCATTGTTTCCTGAATTAAAAAAAGCAACGTTAACATCATCTAATTATGGTGGAGGGAATTCATACCCGCAGCCAGATTATAAAGTCTGGGACTTGCAATTCCAAGTTAGAATGGGTTCATCCTCACATGGATTCAGTGCTACTGTGCATGGTGAGACAGGAGAAGTTTTATCTGTGTATTTGCCTGAATATTTGTGGGAGAAACAAGCAGACAGTGATGCTAAACGCATTTCTTATGCAGAATCTGAAGCGATCAGCAAAGCATTTTTGCATAAAGCCATCAAAGGATTATCTGAGGATGATTATGTTAAATTAGACGCTAATGGAGGAGATACGATATCTCCGCTTTTTGGTTATGCACAGTACTATTTTGTTTATCAACTTCATGTGAATGGACTGCCTGCGAGTGAAAATACAGTCTATGTCACCGTACACGACAGCGGGGTTGTGACTAATTATTCGAGAAACATACCACAGTCCGACTTTCCTTCTCCTAATCCCAAATTGTCTGCACAAGAAGCGAGATCTATATTCGAAAAGAACTTTAATGTAGAGCTATCCTACATCCCTAATAAATACAGTTACAATAAAAAACATAGCAATTATTATCTTGGTTATTTGCCTTCAACAGGAATGGAATCCATTGATGCGAATACTGGAGAAACTTTTAGCGCTTATAATTCAACAGATACAAAAACAGAATATGTTACTGAGTCTTTGCCAAATGGAAATGCTTTTGTTCCTGCAAAGAAAGAACTGTCCGCTGAGGAGGCCCTGCAATTCGTAGAAAACACATTCCCGACTCCTAAGGGGTATCAGGTTTCGGAAAGCCGTTATGAGAAAAGAAGTTACCGGTCTGGAGAGCCGAGTTGGAATATCCAGTGGACTAAAGAGGATAAGGATAATTCGTATATGTACATGAATGGGATCTCCGCCGAAGTTAACGCAAAGACGGGAGAAATTCAAAGTTACGACATTTACAACCATCGTATGGATAATGAGACTGAGGTCGATAAACCAGTAGAGAACAAACAGAAAATCACAGCAGAAGCTGCGAAAAAGCTGGCAATCAATAAAGTTCTAGCTCTCGTTCCAAACGCAGCGAAGGAACTAAAACTGAGTACGGTGAGCAGTTCTGACACAAGTTATTTCTTTAATTTTACTCGTTACTTAAATGGGATTCCTGTGTATGGCGATAATGTGAGCATCTCAATGGACAAAACAGGCGCAGTGCAGAGCTTTTATTCTCAGTTCTCAGCTGATGCTGCTAATATGCCGGCTCCATCTGAACCAGCAGTGACGAAAGAGGCAGCAAAAAAGATTTTCCTTGATCGAACCAAAACAACACTTCAATACGAAGGATTTGGCGGGTATTATGGAATTCAAGGAGATAGAGAAGAAAGATCCATTAAGCTTGTGTATCATCCACAATTAAGCGATATGGACTATTACAGTAATGAAGCGCTTGATGCTTCGAGTGGCAAATGGAAACTTCTCTATGGAACTACACAGGAAAATATTGTATCCGATATTGTAGATATTAAAGGGCACTCTGCGGAATCTCTATTACAGAAGATGGTTACCCATGGGGTGTTAACACCGAATGACGAAGGAAAGATCGAACCGGAACGCACCATTACCAAAGGGGATTGGTATACGTATTTAGCAAGAGGGCTTAATCCTGGTGTAGGAAATGACGTATATTATTCAGGAAATGATGAAGATAAGATATTTGCGGATGTGGATATAGACAGTCCTTATGCTTCTGTATTCAATCTTCTTATTAATCAATCTTGGGTTGAAGCGGATCCGGAACTAAAAATATCCCCTGAAAAACAACTTACACGCGGGGAATTAGCTGATATGATCATGAGCGTGCTGAAGTACGAGAAACTTTCTAAGTTCTATCAACAGGGAACAGATCTGGCTGCTGTAGCAGATGCCTCACAAATTACCAACAAAGGTGCTGCTTCACTAGCGATTAAGCTGGATTTGTTGCCGCTCATTGATGGACGCTTCCTGCCAGAACGTTATGTGACGGTTGCAGAAGCAGCTCAAGTACTGAATCGTCTCGCAGAGCTGCAAGGGAAACTTGATTTTTTCATGAATAGTCAGTCTTATTATCGTTATTATTAA
- a CDS encoding transglutaminase domain-containing protein, with amino-acid sequence MRKNRFGLLIVVLFVLAIIIVIPRVVDLDTLYAASTEKIVTQESMHTVLTTAMLDRTESVKFTYKGKIKTLKATLQKAIEEAMASDPYIQYNIKSYAYHYKGNNVSAEVTIDLKYRETKAQTVYVERRVKEILEEIITPEMNSHEKVEAIHDWIVLHLAYDVSLRKYTAYDGLATGSTVCQGYSLLAYKLLEQSGIKNQIVEGQAGGQLHAWNLLLLDGKWYHMDTTWDDPTPNQLGKVSYNYYLLTDEEMGKDHTWQKQYPAATSLYRETLAVLQQTDMNKTAAYDRLYNKLDYVLYNEDKIIRSSADLKGLVKGKIKEEQKAVLFRYSGEKARLLEALKDLYSLGLNSVSYYVSDFEDTGDMKVKVSWELK; translated from the coding sequence TTGAGGAAAAACCGTTTTGGTTTGTTAATCGTTGTACTGTTCGTCCTTGCGATCATCATTGTGATCCCCCGGGTAGTAGACCTCGATACACTATATGCAGCTTCGACAGAGAAAATAGTTACACAAGAGAGCATGCATACCGTACTGACGACAGCTATGCTGGACAGGACAGAAAGTGTGAAGTTTACGTATAAAGGAAAAATTAAAACGCTCAAGGCTACACTGCAGAAAGCAATTGAAGAGGCAATGGCAAGTGACCCCTATATTCAATACAATATTAAAAGTTATGCTTATCATTACAAAGGGAACAATGTATCAGCAGAAGTGACGATTGATCTGAAATACCGTGAAACCAAAGCCCAAACCGTGTATGTGGAACGAAGAGTGAAAGAGATATTAGAAGAGATTATCACGCCCGAAATGAATTCACACGAGAAGGTAGAAGCCATCCATGACTGGATTGTCCTCCATTTGGCTTATGATGTATCCCTGAGAAAATATACGGCTTACGATGGTCTTGCTACAGGCAGTACCGTATGTCAGGGTTACTCGTTACTAGCTTATAAGTTGTTAGAACAATCGGGAATTAAGAACCAAATTGTAGAGGGGCAAGCAGGAGGACAACTTCATGCCTGGAATCTGTTGTTGCTTGATGGCAAATGGTATCATATGGACACCACCTGGGATGATCCAACTCCTAATCAACTAGGGAAGGTGAGTTATAACTATTACTTACTCACTGACGAAGAGATGGGAAAAGACCATACATGGCAGAAACAGTATCCTGCAGCAACATCTCTATACCGTGAAACACTGGCTGTATTGCAGCAAACAGACATGAATAAGACAGCGGCGTATGATCGTTTGTATAACAAACTGGATTATGTACTCTATAATGAAGATAAAATTATACGCAGTTCTGCTGATCTGAAAGGTCTTGTAAAAGGGAAAATAAAAGAAGAACAGAAGGCAGTGCTTTTTCGCTACAGCGGGGAGAAAGCAAGACTCTTAGAGGCACTTAAGGATTTATATAGTCTAGGGCTGAATTCCGTCTCCTACTATGTGTCTGATTTTGAGGATACAGGAGATATGAAAGTAAAGGTCAGCTGGGAGTTAAAATAA